Genomic window (Subtercola endophyticus):
TCTTCGCCGGCGTCGAAAACCCGCACGATGGTCGGATGCGCCATGCGTGACGCGGCCTGCGCCTCTTGCCGAAAGCGGGTGCGAAAGATGGGGTCGCCTGCGAGCGACGACTTCAACAGCTTGATCGCCACCTGCCGGCCGAGTCGCTCGTCACGGCCGACGTATACGTTCGACATGCCCCCGCGCCCGATGATGTCACCAATGCGGTATCGCCCTGCGAGGAGGCGATTGTCATCGGTCACGGTGAAACTCCTGGAGAAGGGTTGCGGGCGGTCGGAGAGCGGGTTACGGAGTGGCGGAGGGGCTCGGGCTGACAGACGGTGTGACCGCCGTGACGGACAGCGACAGCGCGGGTGACGACGCCGACTGCAGGCCCGACGAGGCGCCCGATGCGGTGCAGGTCACCTTGTACGACACGTTGATCGTCTGCGCGGTGGCCGGAGCGATGAGCGTGGCCTGCGGATTCGCACCCGGCGCAACCGCCACGGTCGCCGACCCGGGGTCGAGGTCGTAGCTCGAGAGGCTGTAACCCGACGGGCAGCTGTAGGCGGACCAGCTCACCACGAAGGTCGAGTTGGTCGTCACCTTCGCCGGAGTCGCGGTGGGCGTCGAGGTCGGAGCGGGCGGCGCGACTGTTGCACCGTAGACCGTGAGGTCGATGGTGGTGCCCTTCGCGACGTTGCCGACCGGGCTCGCCTGGTAGACGACGTCGACCATGTCGGCGCTCGGTGCCGCGTTCTTCGTGACCCGGTTGGCGCCGAGACCCTGCTGCTGCAGAACAGCGGATGCCGCATCGAACGTCTTGCCGATCAGGTCTTTCTCGTTCACGATGACGGTGTTCGGCGTAGCCGTCGGGGTGGGCGTGGGTGTCGGAGTGGGTGTCGGCGACGGGGTCGACGAGGTGGTGGCGCTCGAGGTCGGCGTGGCCGTTCCCTTGTTGCTCGTGGCAAGCGCCACGATGGTGCCGATGAGCACGAGCGCGAGAATGATGATCAAGACGATGAGCGGCCAGGTCCACGGGCTGCGCTTCTTCTTCACGGGCTCGGGTTCGCCGCCCTCACCTTCGGGGGGAACGAGTGCTGCGGTGGGCGGCCCGGATGCTCCGCCCGAGGTTCCGAGTACGGTGGTGGCCTGCGTGGGGTCTGCCGCCGTCGGCATGAGAACCGTTGCGGTGGCCGGGGGCAGACCGTGGCCACCCAGCACGGCAGGAACAGCCGCGGCGGCCAGAGCGATGTCACCCTGACGCAGCGCGCTGGCCGCGCGAGCCAGAGCTGCCGTCGACGTGGGGCGGTCGGCCGGCTTCTTGGCGATGCACGACATGACCAGGTTGCGCACCGGTTCGGCGATGGTGATGGGCAGCTCGGGCGGGGTGTCGTTGATCTGCGCCATGGCGATGGCGACCTGCGATTCGCCGCTGAACGGGCGCTTGCCCGCAAGACATTCGTACGCGACGATGCCGAGCGAGTAGATGTCGGTGGTCGACGACGCCGACTGGCCGCTGGCCTGCTCGGGCGAGAGGTACTGCACGGTGCCCATGACCTGGCCGGTCGCGGTGAGCGGAACCTGGTCGGCGATGCGGGCGATTCCGAAGTCGGTGATCTTGACCCGGCCATCCGGTGTGATGAGCAGGTTGCCCGGCTTGATGTCGCGGTGCACAAGACCGGCGTTATGCGCGGCCTGCAGAGCCGAGGCCGTCTGCGCGATGATGTCGAGCACTCGGTCGGTCGAGAGCACGTGCTCGCGCTCGAGGATGACCGACAGCGCTTCGCCCGGAACGAGCTCCATCACCAGGTAGGCACTGCCCTCTTCTTCGCCGTAGTCGAAGACGTTGGCGATGCCTTCGTGATTGACGAGGGCGGCGTGCCGGGCTTCGGCGCGAAAACGCTCGAGAAACCCGGGGTCGCCGAGGTATTCGTCTTTCAAGATCTTGATGGCGACATTGCGGCCGATCACAAGGTCGGTCGCCTGCCAGACTTCGCCCATGCCACCGATTGCGATACGAGTCGACAACTCGTACCTTCCCCCGAAGGTGAGCCCTGCTGTGGGTCTCATTTATTCAGCACCGCCTCAAGTACTTTTTTGGCGATCGGGGCGGCAACGGTGTTGCCCGACCCTGATTGCCCCAGTTTGCCGCCATTTTGAACCACCACTGCGACGGCAACCTGGGGGTTGTCTGCAGGGGCGAAACCTGTGAACCAGAGGGTGTACGGATCGCCCGTCCCGTTCTCCGCAGTTCCTGTCTTACCGGCCACACTGACTCCATCTATTCTTGCATTAGTCGCCGCGCCGGAATTGACAGCCTCGACCATCCACGACGAAAGTGTCGAAGCTGTTATAGAAGTGATGGGCGTGCTGAGCGTTTTCGCCTGAAATTGCTGCAAGACGGTGAGGTCGGGCGCCGAAATCGTGTCGACCAGGTTCGGCTGCATGATCACACCGCCGTTGGCCACCGCCATCGATTGCTCGACGATCTGCATCGGCGACGACCGTACGTTCGCCTGACCGAACGACGACAGCGCGAGTTGCGCTGGGTCGTCTTTCAGCGGCGGAAACTGGCTGGCCTCGACAGGGATGGGCGAATCGAAGCTCGAGTTGTAGCCGTAGGCGTTCGCCATGTCGGTGAGGTTCTTCTGGCCCATCATGACGCCCAGCTCGGCCATCGGAATGTTGCACGAGAGCACGAAGGCCGTCTCGATCGAAACCGTGTCTCCGGGGCCGCAGGTTCCGCCGCCGGCGTTCGAGACGACGTGATCGCTGCCCGGCAGCTGGTATCCCGACAGGTTCGGCAGCTGGGTGTTGCCGGGCAGACCGGCGTTCTGCAGCGCTGCCGACGACGTGACGATCTTGAACGTCGAGCCGGGCGGGTCGAGGTTTCCGTCGAGGGTGCGGTTGATGAGCGGCTGCGCCGGATCGGTGTTCAGGGTGTTGTAGGTCTTGATGACCTCGTCGGTGTCGTGCACCGCGAGGGTGTTCGGGTCGTAGTCGGGTTTCGAGACCATCGCGAGAATGCGCCCCGTTTTCGGCTCGACGGCGATCACGGCTCCCTGCTGGTCGCCGAGCGCGTCGTACGCGGCCTGCTGGATGGCCGGGTCGATGGTGAGCTCGACCGATGCTCCTTGCGGGTTCTGGCCCGTCACGATGCTGTTGAGCTGGCTCAAGAACTGCGACCCCGACGTTCCGGCGAGTTCGTCGTTGAGGGCGGCCTCGATGCCGGTGGAGCCCTGGTCGAGCGTGTAGTAGCCGGTCACCGCGCTGTACAGCGGCCCGTTCGTGTAGGTGCGCTGGTACTTGTACTGATCGTCAGAGGGCACCGACTGGGCGATGGGCTGACCGGCGACGAGAATCGGACCGCGCTGCTTCGAGTAACTCGCGTAGATGGTTCGAGCGTTGCGCGAATCGTTGGCCAGGGCATCCGCTGAGAAGAACTGGATGGTCGTGACCGACAAGAAGAGGGCGGCGAACATGGCCAGAATGACGATGGTCACCCGCTTGAGTTCACGATTCATAGCTCTACACCACCAGCCTTGGCTGACTGCGAACTGTGTCTGACAGTCGTAAGAGCAGGGCCACGATGATCCAGTTCGCCACCAGCGACGAGCCGCCCGCAGCCAAGAACGGCGTTGTGAGACCGGTGAGCGGAATCACACGGGTGACGCCGCCGATGACGATGAAGCACTGCAGCGCGACCACGAACGTGAGCCCGACGCCGAGCAGCCGGCCGAAGTCGTCGGTGCCGGCGAAGCTGATGCGCAGGCCGCGCGCGATGAAAAGCAGGTAGAGGCACAGAATGACGAACAGGCCGGCCATGCCGAGTTCTTCGCCGAGGCTGGCGATGATGTAGTCGCTCTGCGCGAGGGGTGTGA
Coding sequences:
- a CDS encoding serine/threonine-protein kinase; translation: MRPTAGLTFGGRYELSTRIAIGGMGEVWQATDLVIGRNVAIKILKDEYLGDPGFLERFRAEARHAALVNHEGIANVFDYGEEEGSAYLVMELVPGEALSVILEREHVLSTDRVLDIIAQTASALQAAHNAGLVHRDIKPGNLLITPDGRVKITDFGIARIADQVPLTATGQVMGTVQYLSPEQASGQSASSTTDIYSLGIVAYECLAGKRPFSGESQVAIAMAQINDTPPELPITIAEPVRNLVMSCIAKKPADRPTSTAALARAASALRQGDIALAAAAVPAVLGGHGLPPATATVLMPTAADPTQATTVLGTSGGASGPPTAALVPPEGEGGEPEPVKKKRSPWTWPLIVLIIILALVLIGTIVALATSNKGTATPTSSATTSSTPSPTPTPTPTPTPTATPNTVIVNEKDLIGKTFDAASAVLQQQGLGANRVTKNAAPSADMVDVVYQASPVGNVAKGTTIDLTVYGATVAPPAPTSTPTATPAKVTTNSTFVVSWSAYSCPSGYSLSSYDLDPGSATVAVAPGANPQATLIAPATAQTINVSYKVTCTASGASSGLQSASSPALSLSVTAVTPSVSPSPSATP
- a CDS encoding peptidoglycan D,D-transpeptidase FtsI family protein: MNRELKRVTIVILAMFAALFLSVTTIQFFSADALANDSRNARTIYASYSKQRGPILVAGQPIAQSVPSDDQYKYQRTYTNGPLYSAVTGYYTLDQGSTGIEAALNDELAGTSGSQFLSQLNSIVTGQNPQGASVELTIDPAIQQAAYDALGDQQGAVIAVEPKTGRILAMVSKPDYDPNTLAVHDTDEVIKTYNTLNTDPAQPLINRTLDGNLDPPGSTFKIVTSSAALQNAGLPGNTQLPNLSGYQLPGSDHVVSNAGGGTCGPGDTVSIETAFVLSCNIPMAELGVMMGQKNLTDMANAYGYNSSFDSPIPVEASQFPPLKDDPAQLALSSFGQANVRSSPMQIVEQSMAVANGGVIMQPNLVDTISAPDLTVLQQFQAKTLSTPITSITASTLSSWMVEAVNSGAATNARIDGVSVAGKTGTAENGTGDPYTLWFTGFAPADNPQVAVAVVVQNGGKLGQSGSGNTVAAPIAKKVLEAVLNK